The genomic window TCCTGCGTTCAACTTCCCCGTGCCTCTGCGGGATACGGCTCTTTGGGGTCAGAGCTGGCTCTTGCTAGGAGCCCGGGGGCCCCAACCTGcaaagcaggggatggggggtcTGACatgagccaggagccctgggctgcGAGAGCAGCCAGCTGTCCCTGGCAGGGCAGACGCCAGTCAgggccccgcagccctcccaccccagaggaAGCCTTCCCGCGCACCCCTCCCGGCAGGCGGCACCACCCCAGCCGCTCCCTTCCCTACCCAGAGCCAGGCCCGCTGCAGCCGGGCACCTGCGTACCTGGGAGGATTCCCACCTGCCTTACTCACTCGTGGCTTGTTTGCACAGGGAAGCGGCCCGGCCCTGCTGCATTCATACCCTGCCCCATTGCAACACTGCTTCCCCACACCGCCAGGCCCCGGGCGATGGGGGCATGCATGCAGTGGGggcccctgcactgctgccctaACCACTCACTAccttctccatcctctctgaTGGGAGACGACCAGCACCGGGCCCTCCCCATTACATTACAGCAAGAAAGCACAGCGGTGATGCCAAGTTCCCCCAAAGCCCGAGCGCCTGGAGTCATGGGAAACTCTCTGCTTCCCTCTTGCGTGCAGCGGGGAAGGGGAAAGCCCGGCCTCTTTAACAGCAAAGCAAAAGGGGATGAATTAGGCATTAAAGGAAACATAAGCCACGAGTTTTGCGGCTGGGCTCATCGCAGTGCTGGCTTCtgactgcagggagcagaggtccaagtggggagagggggtacGTGCCAGGCCCCCAGCAGCGCATTCAAGTCCCAGGCCAAGCCTCTCCGTTTACAGGCACGGTGCCCCCAAACCGGCTCCACACCCCGTACTTCATGCCGCGAGCTCCACGGGTCAAGATGGGGCACCTCGCGGGCCGAGGAGCTGGTTCATGCCCagcactgctggctgccctggtaactcGTGCAACAAATAACAGCTTTCCCCACAACACAACGCCTTCCCAGTGCCCATAAAGCTGCCATCCAAGGCTGTCCTGCTCACACTGTTAAGACACCAGCTTGGCGTTTCCCAGGGAAATTTGCTAAGAcctgggctgtggcagcagccaggcaggcacagccgaCGTGGCCAAGCACCCTCAGTCCTTGAAGCTGCGAGatgggcagccatgtggtcccccCGGCCCTCTGGAGCGAGGTTTGGGGAAAGGAGAAGTCCCTGCGAGCTGATGACACGAGAGGCTGGACCACTTCTGCCTTAGCAGGGAAAGAGGAAGCAGGATGTGGCCTGTGGGTCTCACCGGGGGTGCAGAGGGAACAGATATTGCTGGTGGTAGAGGGGCCAGGCCGGCCATCTGGGCACGGCGGAAAGCAGGGAGATGACATGACCCCCCCACTACACAGGTCACACACAGGGCCCAGCACTAGCTTTTCTTTAGCAAGGCCGCCCCTTAAAAAGTTTCGCGGGCAGAAGACATTCCCATCCGTAACGAGCCCACCCCGCTGCTCTTTCACTGCTCCGTGCCAAAAATAAACCCCTCCTGGCTCCAGTGCCAAAAGCAAGGAGCAGCGATAACGCTGCAGAGATgcggccacctctggggtggagcagaaaGGAGACATTTCTCTTGGCAAGGAGGCTAGGAAGGATCATCGGTGATGGTGAGCCCACCCGCAGAGGCTGCTTCTGGTCCCCATGCAGAGACGCAAGGGGAACGAGGCAGGATTTGAACTAATGGATCTCCAGGCCAACTGCCTGGATGCATCCCAAAAGCCAGGATAGGATCCAGCCTGAGCTGGTTGAGTGACAAGTGCCCCCTGTTAATGTGAGATCTCTTGCAGGGGTACAACACTGCCTGGGCATGACCCTGCCCGCAGCCGCGTTATGCCGAAACGGGCCgtgagctggcctggcccaaagGGGAAACTCCACGGAGCAGCGGGGACTGCAACAGGGGAGCAAGCtgcccctcagcctttccctgcTGTGGGGGGACAGAGCCAGGAGCCGTGGTACCCGTGAGCTGGAGCCATCCCCACACCGTACAGCAGCTCCAGGTTCAAGATACGGCCAAAGCTGAGCCCAAAGTCGGCTCCGGCTGGGTCCCGGtgcagagggagggcgggcaagGTGACCTTTGCCATCTGCAAACACAGTCTAAGCTGGCTCATTGTCCTGCCTTCAAGGCCTCCTGTGCCTGGAGACGGCCTGGCTATCTAGCCTGGCCTCACGCCCTCCCATCTCCATCGATCCTTGCCTTATGTTTCGGCTGCAAGTGCTCTGGTCGCTGTCtgtgctctgtgtttgtacagcaccaagcgccgggcacccccagctccttccGGAGCAGAGCGGGCCCAGCCCAACTGCACCGGTTTTGAGCTGGACCCATGAAAAACCAgcagtgctcagggcagggttggggaaaGGAAAGTGCCTGAAAAGCAGAGCTCTGCTACCCTCTTGTGCCGGTACTTCGGCAGCACACGGCCCCGTCACGGGATGCCCAGCGCCCTGccaagggagagggagagcagggaCTTTCTGCCCTGGCGAGCCGGAGCATCCAGCCACACGAGGGGGGAGCAGGCTGCTCCAAGAGGGTCTCTTAGCCCCTGGACGAGAGGGGCCCAATGCAGCTATGCAGAGCTGATAATGTAAAGCAGCTCTGAggctttttagacttgaggtccCCCCTCAgacaatgccagctcttggcttgtTCTTGGACTCGTGAAATAAAATGACTCAGAAAGGTCAAGGTTTCAACATCGCAGATCACTATTTGAAGTCTCCGAGACCCTCTTGCAAGTCGTGCACACACACCCGAGACAGCATGGTACCCCGCGGCAGCCGTAAAAGGATCTCAGGACCCCCCAGGTTGGGAATCATCCATCTGAACAGGTACCAAGTCATGGAAACAAAATGCCTTGACTGAGGTTTTTAAGGGAGTTTGTAGTAGAACTGGGAATTGAACCCACTTTGCTGAGTCTTAGCCAAGCACCTTAGGCTCACAAACAGGTCCTCGGTCCCCGTCACAGCCGTGCGGTGTACCAGCCACGCAGTTTAGCTGCTATTTATTCCTCTACTGAAGGAAGTGAAAATGCACCCACTCGAGAACAGGAGTTTTCACAAGCCAGCCCCATCGGCTATCTCGGAGCAGGGTGGTTTGGGGGCAGAGTtggggagcagaagcaggcaCTGGAGGCTTTGCCACCTCGGATTTGCCCTGCACAGGCCCTGAGGAGGAACGTGCCTTTCAAAGGGAACTAAACGCGGGTCTTTTGCTACCATGATGTTTGTCTGGAGGCATCTCCTGCTGCTCTAGGAATggcaagagaggaaaaaaacccctcaagtCTCACTCCAGCACCCGGGACACAGGGGTGAAGGGTTaatcccctctccaccccaccgGCCCAGAGGCCAGCGAGCCGGATGCACAGGGCAGGCCCTTCCGTGTAACGCCGCCGCGATGTCTGCCCGCGCCGCAGGACCTGGAAGCAGCGTGGTGCATGGTGCTCCGCAGCCCGGCTGGGCAGGGTCTGCTCCGCACCGAGGATGCTGGAGGCAGGAGCGGGTAcctctgcatcctgctgccaggGTTGCAGTCTAGACAGGCCCCGTCCCACCCGGTTGAGGATCACAGGTCTCAACCGCTTCGTTTCCTGGACTGAGGAAACCGAGGCACGGAGATGAAATGCCCCCACCGAGGTCTCCAAGGGAgcgctgggaattgaacccaccCCTGAAGCTCCCCCATAGATGTGGGTCCTTCATCCAGTTGCCCCGAGCACGGTCTGGAGCCCGGGGCAGATCCATGCCACTAGCACGAACCCAAGCACAGCTgttctgcacctctggctgcagcagcctgggcccTTTCCTCATGCACCgccaccccctccatccccaggcCTGGGAGACGGGTGAGCTGGCACgtttcctgcccagctgggcgCGCAGACAATGCACCAAAGAGCCCGGCTGGGGGAGAAGCCGACAccacccctttccccatcccGAGAAGGCAGGAAGTTCCCAGGCTGAGACACGGAGCAGGTGCCTCGTGAGCTCAGCTCTTCCTCCTGGGAAGCAGGAGGCCTCAATCACCGCTGAGCCTGTGGAAAACCCTGCACCGTGGAAGGAGCGGGCTAGGGGCCACggctgctgcagaagcaaggGCTTGAATGGTGCTTGTGAGCATACAACGGGGGCTGCTCCGatgcccccagcctggggctgtgcaggggcacTGCGGGgatgtggggctcacagcagcccccactgcataGCTTCAGAGGCAGACCACGAAAGGGGCCATACAGGCCACGAGAGATCCTGCTCCacgctgctggggcaggaggtgccagggACCTGCCCAGGAGGGACATTCGCACAGAGCCAAGACCCAGAGAGGTACCAGGAGTGCGTCCAAGCTGAGGCAAGGGGTGGGTGGACAAGGCCACGTGCTAGAAAACCAAGTAACCGCAGGTAAAATAAGACATTCAGGGCCTTAATACCCTCAGCACGAGCCATCAAGGCCCTCTTCCCCCCGCACCCACACACACCAAGGAGGCCGTATCCGGGCACAGGTAGCCCATACTCCTCCACctggtgtcaggggggcaccGTCTCCTCCGATGGGGAGGTCGGGGCTGCAACCcgccagggaggggacaggcagagcaaaCCCCAGGACAAGAGACTGCATGGAGAAGCTGGAAAAATTCATTTCATAGCAATTAATTGGGAACGTCAAGCACCCGCCACCATCCCACGTGCTGTGCTGGCTGCCCCCGGGCCGCGAGGGGCCGTCTGCACAGCCCCTCCCTGGAAGCCCGCAAAGGCCCCGGCGCACAGCCAGGCTCGGCTCCCACCCGCGTGTGCAAGGCTCCTACAGAGACCGGCTCGACACCCCCGTGCCCCTGCCCTCCGGTCTGGGGCTGGCTATGAGGAagacagccccccaccccagccaggcacccCAGTCTGGATGGCTGCCCGGGGCATAGCTCCGTGAGGCTGAGATGGGGGCAGATCCGAGCAAGCCCGACTGGTCACGACGGCGCAGGGCTGGCGTGCCGGGCGATCAGCGAGATCCACTCCTGCCGCTCGCTCCTAGGACGGGGCAGAGAGAAAAGGCACCTCGATGAGAACCgagcccttccctgcccacacGGCCAGCTCGGGGATCTCCATGGGGGTTATCATCCCCTGCCCCGCAACTTCTTTGGAAATGGAGGTATCGCTCCCAGCCGTGCCGTATGGAGAGCGAGTGTCAGGCTTCACCGACCCTAgtctgggctggccccacactcACGCGCTGGCGGCCCGGAGGAGGAACTCGGCGCCGGCCCCGCGGTGGTTTTGGGAGAGGCGGAGGCGGAAGGCGAGGTCGGCCTCGAGGAGCTCCGCTTTGACGTGGTTGGCGTTGGCGTAGTCCTGGACGGAAAACCGGCCATCCCTACGAGGGAAGAGGGGGTCACAGGAGGGCCTGGGAGCACCCACGTGCCCCCTGGCATGCAGGGCGAGGGCATCCCAATGGCCCCACGGGAGACGGGCACGCAGCCAGACTCACTCCCTCCGccgggacagcagcagcaggtcgcTGAAGAGGTGCAGGTGGATGGGCTTCCTGCTCAGGCGGGGGCGAGACCCCGCAACGCCGTCCTGCAGGAGGATGTGGGTCAGCGCCCCGGCCCGGACCAGCCAGCGCCCCCGGCTGATGAGTGGGATGGCCTGGACACAGAGACGGCGCAACGTACAGCACCTGGCGCGGGACGACCACCCTGCACCGCTCCGAGGACAGGGTCGGGCCCTGCCATACACCCATGGCCCCTAGCAGGCCTGATGTTTGCATCAAACATCACTCCATCTCAGCGCACATGTCaaggcatggcatggcatgacCCTGCAGCACCCACTGGGCTTCCCTCTCGCCCTGGCCTgcgccccctgccacccctgcccgtGGCCCTCACCTTGGTCTTCAGGAACTCCACTTGCTtctccagcagcaccagctcctccgtCTGCTTCATGCGCCGCACACTCTCGTTGCACTCGGACACGATCTGGAGAGAGGCCAGGAGAGCCtcgggtccctcccagccccgccaGGCCCCgcgccccagcctcccctccccagcaggcaTCCAGGACACGGAGCTCCCTGCAGCGGAGAGACCTCctgtctgcccctgcctgcagcagccgcCAGCCTAGCTCAAGAAGGGGCGATGCCAAGGACCTGGGGGCAATCTCAGGCACCGGCTGGGCGTCGCGCCGCATTGGGTGTCGCACTGTCACCTGCACCCACAGACCAAGACCGTCCTGGTGGCTGATCTCATTCAGGGAGCATCTCTGGCTCCTGCTCCTTTGGCGGTGTAATTAgctcagctcctccctgcccaccacctcgTGCCTCAGAGCAGAATCGGGCCCACGGGGGGCACCCTTACCTCCCCCACGGCCTTCAGGGCAGCGCCGATGGACTCCTCCAGCTCGGAGCCCGCCGGGGCCAGCTTCAGGATGCTctgcggggcgggggggatggTCAGAGGGacgggctggggtggggggcaccccgTCTCCAGAGAGGGATGCTAGGGGCCACCTCAcgcacccctgcaccatgcacccCGCGCACCTCCAGCAGCATCTTGAGGCGGGTGATCCTCTGGAAAGGCAGCACCAGGAAGGACTTGAGGGGCTGCCGGCGGCACACGGGCTGCCCCTCCAGCCTCCGCAGGACTTGCAGGAACCGCCCGTTCTCCCGCCTGCCGTGGAGAGAAGTGCAGGGGTGTGAGGGACCCCCATGACTCCTGGGCCACAGCAACACTCCccaaccaccacctcctcctccgaGGAAGCAGACAATATCCACAACACTCCCTTCCCAAACGCACGCGCTGGCAGGCACGATCGGAGCTACCCCGTGCATTAAAACAGGGCGTTGACTCTGAACCCTACTGATGGCCGCGTTCGTAAGCCCACAGCTGCAAAGCTCTGAgcagcgccccccgccccccatctcACATCAGCTTCTGCATGAGCTGCTCCTGGTACATCTGGTTGGTGACGTAGGGGATGTAGACCCTGCGGAAAGCTGGGCAGTGCCTCAGAACCACGGCCCCCAGCCCCGCCAGGAAGATGTCCTtgtccagctcctcctccagctccaggaGAAACCTGCGGAGGCAAGGGAAAGCATCCTGCCGCCAGGAGCCTGGCTCCGCTCCCACCGCCGTGCTCCTCCCAGGGTCTGCAACGGGCAGCGGGTGGGGTAGGAGCAGCCAAGCCATGCTCCTACCCCTGTCCCTGCAAGTCCAGGACCGTGGCGTccaccctgtgcccagcccccaggccccCGTTACCTGTCGCTGACGCCCTTCACCTGGGGCAGGTTGGAGAAGAGCTGGTGCAGCTCCGTCACGGCCAGCGCGGCTTGCAGGGGCTGCGAGCTCCGGAAGTGGCTCACGGCCACCCCGAGGCTCCGCAGGTAGGTGGCCTCCGACGTGATCACCTCGAAcagcgcctgcagcagggaccacgtgccatgctcagcacccCTGCACCTCTTGCAAGCATGGGGTGCCCAGGCCCTGcatccaccccccaccacccctctccccatagggcttggCTGTGCCACCCGCTCCCAGCCCCGGGCACGATCCcctttggggtggggaagagaccaGACACAGGACGGCCCGGCTACCTCCTGCAAATGGTGCTGCCGGGGCGTGATGCTCTCCAGCAGCCGCCGGCTCTTGACCTCGGGGAGGTCCCGCCAGGAGACGCCGTAGTCGTGGGGGGCTGCGTGGAAGGCAGCGCTGAGCAGGGAGGAGGACAGGAGGCCGGCGAGGGTCAGGCTGGCGTCCACCCGGAAAGACCAGTCCTTGGGCATTGGCcccacagcctggagctgcttcATCCAGTAGTCCTGGGAGAGGAGcgctgggtggagggggaagaggcatcAGCACGGATGTAGCTGCAGGAGCCAGCGTGCACGGACCCGGCGCTTGGATCATAGCTGGCATCCAATGATCCTCAGACAGAACCGGCTCGTTGGAGCTTGTCTGGGGGGCTCACCCCACccgccaggccgggccgggcagcgGTCACAGCACTCACGCATCTCCGCACCCTGGGGGTCCACCCTCCAtttctccttcttctctttcctgCGGGTCTGCTGCAGGGACCTGAAAGCAGTAGGAGCTGCATTTTAGACCCCTGGGAGAGCCCCAGACCCCCCCTAcctgccccctgccagggcaCCTCATGCTGGGAGGGCTGGCACTGGATGCATTGGGCTCCATGAGGCCTGGGGAGGAAGGTCTTTGATCCAGGACGGGTGCAGGGGTGActggcacaggctgcagcagcGGGAAGTAAAAAGCCAGGGTGCAAACCCACCCTGGCGATTGGTGCCCCCAGGTCAAGCCAGGGCCC from Alligator mississippiensis isolate rAllMis1 chromosome 13, rAllMis1, whole genome shotgun sequence includes these protein-coding regions:
- the LOC109286292 gene encoding rho guanine nucleotide exchange factor 19 isoform X1 is translated as MDFFCQKRTRSDSQPKATLPVKRRASCPLTRQGTRVDRRQDRGSFLAGLFRARPPAGARWFPAPGLELGAEESVPLLGGSSEGEDQPEHRKAPGTLPSVPAVQLSEGSRLQVPGPGHKALHSSLDNLPEAMARSLQQTRRKEKKEKWRVDPQGAEMPLLSQDYWMKQLQAVGPMPKDWSFRVDASLTLAGLLSSSLLSAAFHAAPHDYGVSWRDLPEVKSRRLLESITPRQHHLQEALFEVITSEATYLRSLGVAVSHFRSSQPLQAALAVTELHQLFSNLPQVKGVSDRFLLELEEELDKDIFLAGLGAVVLRHCPAFRRVYIPYVTNQMYQEQLMQKLMRENGRFLQVLRRLEGQPVCRRQPLKSFLVLPFQRITRLKMLLESILKLAPAGSELEESIGAALKAVGEIVSECNESVRRMKQTEELVLLEKQVEFLKTKAIPLISRGRWLVRAGALTHILLQDGVAGSRPRLSRKPIHLHLFSDLLLLSRRREDGRFSVQDYANANHVKAELLEADLAFRLRLSQNHRGAGAEFLLRAASASERQEWISLIARHASPAPS
- the LOC109286292 gene encoding rho guanine nucleotide exchange factor 19 isoform X2, with product MDFFCQKRTRSDSQPKATLPVKRRASCPLTRQGTRVDRRQDRGSFLAGLFRARPPAGARWFPAPGLELGAEESVPLLGGSSEGEDQPEHRKAPGTLPSVPAVQLSEGSRLQVPGPGHKALHSSLDNLPEAMARSLQQTRRKEKKEKWRVDPQGAEMPLLSQDYWMKQLQAVGPMPKDWSFRVDASLTLAGLLSSSLLSAAFHAAPHDYGVSWRDLPEVKSRRLLESITPRQHHLQEALFEVITSEATYLRSLGVAVSHFRSSQPLQAALAVTELHQLFSNLPQVKGVSDRFLLELEEELDKDIFLAGLGAVVLRHCPAFRRVYIPYVTNQMYQEQLMQKLMRENGRFLQVLRRLEGQPVCRRQPLKSFLVLPFQRITRLKMLLESILKLAPAGSELEESIGAALKAVGEIVSECNESVRRMKQTEELVLLEKQVEFLKTKDGVAGSRPRLSRKPIHLHLFSDLLLLSRRREDGRFSVQDYANANHVKAELLEADLAFRLRLSQNHRGAGAEFLLRAASASERQEWISLIARHASPAPS